The Setaria italica strain Yugu1 chromosome IX, Setaria_italica_v2.0, whole genome shotgun sequence genome has a window encoding:
- the LOC101753396 gene encoding 4-hydroxyphenylacetaldehyde oxime monooxygenase: MAPRRGRLHLPPGPMRLPVLGNRHQIMGALPHRSLGELARRHGPVMLLRLGSAPTVVVSSAEAAREVLKTHDAAFCSRPDTPGARRLTYGYKDVAFTPYSDCWREMRKLIVVELLNARRVQATWPAREAEVDKLIGRLTSGGRRPLYLEDHIFTLMDGIVGTVALGSIYGSEQFAHKKHFHDLFDEAMAVKSSFSAEDYFPNVLGRLVDHLTGLVSRREKVFWELDAFFDKIIDSHLHPSRPTPDNGPSFIDVLIGLTKEHEGTFSWFTRDHIKGMLSDAFIGGVDTSSVTVVWAMAELIRNPEVLKKAQDEIRAAVGNKERVEPNDLPKLKYLKMVVKETLRLHPAVPLLVPRETMRHIKICGYDVPAKTRIFVNVWAIGRDPAIWSNPKEFDPERFAGNGVTFNGAHFELLPFGAGRRMCPGLAMGMTTVEFTLANLLHCFEWELPDGMTAKDVSMAEAGGLTVNKKVPLVLVPTRFKWQRS, encoded by the exons ATGGCGCCCAGAC GGGGCCGCCTCCACCTGCCGCCCGGTCCAATGAGGCTGCCTGTCCTGGGCAACCGGCACCAGATCATGGGCGCGCTGCCGCACCGGAGCCTCGGCGAGTTGGCACGGCGTCACGGGCCAGTGATGCTGCTCCGGCTGGGCAGCGcgccgacagtggtggtgtcgtcggcggaggcggcgagggaggtgcTGAAGACGCACGACGCCGCGTTCTGCAGCCGGCCGGACACACCGGGGGCGCGGCGGTTGACGTACGGCTACAAGGACGTGGCGTTCACGCCCTACAGCGACTGCTGGCGCGAGATGCGCAAGCTCATCGTTGTCGAGCTCCTCAACGCGCGCCGCGTCCAGGCCACCTGGCCAGCCAGGGAAGCCGAGGTGGACAAACTCATCGGCCGCTTAACCAGCGGAGGACGGAGACCACTGTACCTGGAGGATCACATCTTCACGCTCATGGACGGCATTGTCGGCACGGTGGCACTTGGGAGCATATACGGTTCAGAGCAGTTTGCACACAAGAAGCACTTCCACGATCTGTTCGATGAGGCCATGGCTGTAAAGAGCAGCTTCTCCGCCGAGGACTACTTCCCCAACGTCTTGGGTCGCCTTGTGGACCATCTCACTGGCCTCGTCTCCCGCCGTGAGAAGGTATTTTGGGAGCTCGACGCTTTCTTCGACAAGATTATCGACAGCCACCTCCACCCGTCCCGCCCCACACCGGACAATGGACCTAGCTTCATCGACGTCCTTATTGGCCTCACCAAGGAGCACGAGGGCACTTTCAGTTGGTTCACTAGAGACCACATCAAGGGAATGTTATCG GATGCGTTCATCGGTGGAGTTGACACGAGCTCGGTCACGGTGGTCTGGGCAATGGCTGAGCTGATTCGAAATCCGGAGGTTCTTAAGAAGGCACAAGACGAGATAAGAGCAGCGGTGGGCAACAAAGAGAGGGTAGAGCCGAACGACTTGCCCAAACTCAAGTATcttaag atgGTGGTAAAGGAGACGCTACGGCTACACCCGGCGGTACCGCTTCTAGTTCCGAGGGAGACCATGCGGCACATCAAGATCTGCGGATACGATGTACCTGCCAAGACAAGGATCTTTGTAAACGTGTGGGCAATTGGCAGAGACCCTGCAATCTGGAGCAACCCCAAGGAGTTTGACCCGGAAAGGTTTGCGGGGAATGGTGTCACCTTCAATGGGGCGCATTTCGAGCTTCTGCCATTTGGCGCTGGACGTAGGATGTGCCCTGGGTTGGCCATGGGGATGACCACAGTAGAGTTCACGCTGGCCAACCTGCTCCACTGCTTCGAGTGGGAGCTCCCGGATGGTATGACGGCTAAGGATGTGAGCATGGCAGAAGCAGGAGGGCTCACCGTCAACAAGAAGGTCCCCCTCGTGCTTGTGCCGACCAGGTTCAAGTGGCAGAGATCATGA